In Halichondria panicea chromosome 9, odHalPani1.1, whole genome shotgun sequence, a genomic segment contains:
- the LOC135341528 gene encoding dynein axonemal heavy chain 2-like, with protein HRLSSLATYYIPKEGPLQTYREYINQLPNVDHPEAFGQHPNADIASQIKETRTLLDTLLSLQPQRSVAQGDSKEDKVLNLAADVLKNVPDLIDYEATANLVADDMNPLNVVLLQEIHRYNVLLSTIKASLVELEKGIKGLVVMSSDLEEIFNCIHKAQVPPLWSKAYPSQKALGAWTRDLIVRVEQFSQWATTSHPPVLFWLSGFTFPTGFLTAVLQTAARKNNVSVDSLLWDFHVTTLDDSNITEPPKDGVWVKGLFLEGAGWDKKTSSLVEANPMQLVCPMPTIHFKPNENKRKSTKGVYVCPCYYYPNRTGVPGRPSFVVGVDLRSGQMQQDHWVKRGTALIMSLDY; from the exons cacaggcttTCCTCCCTTGCCACGTACTATATACCAAAGGAAGGTCCCCTGCAGACCTACAGAGAATACATCAACCAGCTACCCAATGTGGATCACCCTGAGGCGTTCGGGCAACACCCTAATGCCGATATCGCCAGTCAAATCAAAGAAACCAG AACCCTACTGGACACTCTACTGTCTCTACAGCCCCAGCGCTCTGTGGCACAGGGAGACAGCAAAGAGGACAAG GTTCTGAATCTGGCTGCTGATGTTCTCAAGAATGTGCCCGACTTGATTGATTATGAGGCAACAGCCAACCTGGTGGCTGACGACATGAACCCTCTCAATGTGGTCCTTCTACAAGAG ATTCATCGTTACAACGTACTGCTGAGTACAATCAAAGCCTCTCTAGTGGAACTGGAGAAAGGAATCAAGGGCCTCGTCGTCATGTCCTCTGATCTTGAGGAGATCTTTAACTGTATCCACAAAGCTCAAGTACCCCCTCTTTGGAGCAAGGCATACCCATCACAGAAAGCCCTCGGTGCATGGACGAGAGATCTGATTGTTAGAGTGGAGCAGTTCAGTCAATGGGCCACCACCTCTCACCCACCCGTACTGTTCTGGCTCTCAGGGTTCACCTTCCCCACTGGATTCCTCACAGCTGTGCTGCAGACTGCCGCCAGAAAGAACAAT GTATCTGTTGATTCCTTACTCTGGGACTTTCATGTGACCACCTTGGACGATAGCAACATCACAGAGCCTCCAAAA GATGGAGTCTGGGTGAAGGGACTGTTTCTGGAGGGAGCTGGTTGGGACAAGAAGACTAGCTCTCTAGTGGAGGCCAACCCTATGCAACTCGTCTGTCCAATGCCGACCATACACTTCAAGCCTAACGAGAACAAGAGAAAGAGTACTAAAG GTGTATATGTGTGCCCTTGCTACTACTACCCTAATCGCACTGGTGTGCCCGGTCGACCATCCTTTGTTGTGGGAGTGGATCTGAGGTCAGGACAGATGCAACAGGACCACTGGGTCAAGAGAGGAACTGCTCTCATTATGAGCCTAGATTATTAA